The following proteins are encoded in a genomic region of Enterocloster clostridioformis:
- a CDS encoding DUF554 domain-containing protein has translation MPVGVIVNCLSVLIGGFVGAALTRTLSDKLKSDLSILFGFCSIAIGINSIIKAQAMTAVVLAILGGFIIGHILNLDTAAIHFFRWLVETLRLGRENIDMDMYITVVALFCCSGFGWYSTLIEGIAGDTSLLFSKSVLDFFTALVFAAALGRAVCVIAGPQILVLLVIFGVGRMAGAWITLGMFADLSACGGILTLAAGMRVAKIKSVPLVNLIPSLILVMPLSALWTTLMG, from the coding sequence ATGCCTGTTGGAGTTATTGTGAACTGTTTATCCGTGCTAATAGGGGGATTTGTAGGCGCAGCGCTTACCCGAACACTCTCGGATAAACTAAAGTCAGACCTGTCAATATTGTTTGGGTTTTGCTCCATTGCCATTGGTATCAATTCCATCATTAAGGCACAGGCCATGACCGCGGTTGTCCTGGCAATTCTGGGGGGATTTATCATTGGACATATCTTGAACTTGGACACAGCGGCAATCCATTTTTTCAGATGGCTGGTTGAAACACTGCGTCTTGGCAGAGAGAATATCGACATGGATATGTATATCACCGTAGTTGCATTGTTTTGCTGTTCCGGGTTCGGCTGGTACAGCACGTTGATAGAAGGGATTGCCGGTGATACCAGCCTATTGTTCTCCAAATCGGTTCTAGACTTTTTTACAGCCCTTGTATTTGCGGCGGCGCTGGGGAGAGCGGTCTGTGTGATTGCCGGCCCGCAGATTCTGGTTCTGCTGGTTATCTTTGGTGTTGGCCGCATGGCGGGTGCGTGGATCACACTGGGGATGTTTGCTGATCTGTCCGCCTGCGGCGGCATTTTGACGTTGGCCGCCGGTATGCGCGTAGCCAAAATCAAAAGCGTGCCTCTTGTCAACTTAATTCCGTCTCTGATTTTAGTTATGCCTCTTTCAGCACTGTGGACAACATTGATGGGATAG
- a CDS encoding FAD-dependent oxidoreductase — translation MEYKYPNLCKPITLGRTTFRNRMFSAPMGGTDITTDGCIGPKSTAFYELRAKGGAAAVTVSELMVHPSTDGSHAYHLDESILNSLACATYTADAIRRHGAIPSIELSHSGMYSGTYMTDKNKQHGMTQWGPSACIRPDGVQVGELTVEMIDDIVAAYAHVAGLVKRAGFELLMVHGGHGWLINQFLSPMFNKRTDEYGGSLENRCRFAIRVLKAIREAIGPFFPIEFRLSGAEFVEEGYDLEEGIRIAQQIEPYIDLLHVTAGTYQRTFGITHPSMFTDHGRNVYLAAEIKKHVKVPVATIGGLNDPAQMEEIIASGKADVVYMARALLADPFLPNKIMANQDEDIVRCLRCFTCMAERAATSTRRCTVNPLIGRECEGSEVAPAPVKKNVLVVGGGPGGLYAAWTAARRGHKVVLCEKENELGGILKSEQALPFKYEMYQLAGTYAKFCRDTGVEIRLNTPVDRAYVDEMAPDAVIVAAGSSPLVPPIPGLDGDNVVIVNNYYKEKDKVGDDAVVFGGGLAGCECAIHLGQEGKKVHLVEMRDMLAPDANVRHRPLLLKEIDKYVTVHTGYKGLRVTEEGIVCEDKEGKEVLVPGKSVICALGQRSRTDVVEALNGSAPFVRVIGDAARVSTITNAVYWGYHAALDI, via the coding sequence ATGGAATACAAATATCCCAACCTGTGCAAGCCCATCACCCTGGGCCGCACCACCTTCCGCAACCGCATGTTCTCTGCGCCCATGGGCGGCACCGATATTACCACCGACGGCTGTATCGGCCCCAAATCCACCGCTTTCTACGAATTACGCGCCAAGGGCGGCGCGGCGGCGGTTACCGTCTCCGAGCTGATGGTTCATCCCTCCACCGACGGCTCCCACGCCTACCACCTGGACGAGTCCATCCTCAATTCCCTGGCCTGCGCCACCTACACCGCCGACGCCATCCGCCGCCACGGGGCCATCCCCAGCATCGAGCTGTCCCACTCCGGCATGTACTCGGGCACCTACATGACCGACAAGAACAAGCAGCACGGTATGACCCAGTGGGGGCCTTCCGCCTGCATCCGCCCCGATGGGGTTCAAGTAGGGGAACTCACGGTGGAGATGATCGATGACATTGTGGCTGCCTATGCCCATGTGGCTGGCTTGGTCAAAAGGGCAGGCTTTGAGCTGCTGATGGTCCACGGTGGCCACGGCTGGCTCATCAACCAGTTCCTGTCCCCCATGTTCAACAAGCGCACCGACGAGTACGGCGGTTCTCTGGAAAACCGCTGCCGTTTCGCCATTCGGGTGCTGAAAGCCATCCGGGAGGCGATAGGGCCCTTCTTCCCCATCGAATTCCGGCTGTCCGGAGCGGAGTTCGTGGAGGAGGGCTATGACCTGGAGGAGGGCATCCGCATTGCCCAGCAGATTGAGCCCTACATCGACCTCCTCCACGTCACCGCCGGCACCTATCAGCGCACCTTTGGCATCACCCACCCCTCCATGTTTACCGACCACGGACGGAATGTCTATCTGGCGGCGGAAATCAAGAAGCACGTCAAAGTGCCCGTGGCCACCATCGGCGGGCTGAACGACCCGGCCCAGATGGAGGAGATCATCGCCTCCGGCAAGGCCGATGTGGTCTACATGGCCCGGGCCCTGCTGGCCGACCCCTTCCTGCCCAACAAGATTATGGCAAATCAGGATGAGGATATTGTCCGCTGCCTGAGGTGCTTCACCTGTATGGCGGAGCGGGCTGCCACCTCCACCCGCCGCTGTACCGTCAATCCCCTGATTGGCCGGGAGTGTGAAGGCAGCGAGGTCGCCCCTGCCCCGGTGAAGAAGAATGTCCTGGTGGTGGGCGGAGGCCCCGGCGGGCTGTACGCCGCCTGGACTGCGGCCCGGAGAGGACATAAGGTCGTCCTGTGTGAGAAAGAAAACGAGCTGGGCGGCATTCTCAAGAGCGAGCAGGCCCTGCCTTTCAAGTACGAGATGTACCAGCTGGCAGGGACCTACGCCAAATTCTGCCGGGACACCGGAGTGGAGATCCGTCTGAACACCCCTGTTGACCGGGCCTATGTGGATGAAATGGCCCCGGACGCCGTGATTGTCGCCGCAGGCTCCAGCCCCCTGGTGCCGCCGATTCCCGGCCTGGACGGGGATAACGTAGTGATCGTCAACAACTACTACAAGGAGAAGGACAAGGTAGGTGACGATGCGGTCGTGTTCGGCGGCGGTCTGGCCGGCTGCGAGTGTGCCATCCACCTGGGCCAGGAGGGCAAGAAAGTCCACCTGGTGGAGATGCGGGACATGCTGGCCCCCGACGCCAATGTCCGCCACCGCCCCCTGCTGTTGAAGGAGATCGACAAGTATGTCACCGTTCATACTGGGTACAAGGGACTGCGGGTCACAGAGGAGGGTATCGTCTGTGAGGACAAAGAGGGCAAGGAGGTCCTGGTCCCCGGCAAATCCGTGATCTGCGCCCTTGGCCAGCGATCCCGTACCGATGTGGTGGAGGCGCTGAACGGCTCCGCTCCCTTTGTCCGGGTCATCGGCGACGCCGCCCGGGTTTCTACCATCACCAACGCCGTCTACTGGGGTTACCACGCCGCGTTGGACATTTAA
- a CDS encoding aldo/keto reductase, with protein MKYTTLGNSDLTVSKICMGCMGFGDAANGQHSWTIDEEHSREIIKRGLDLGVNFFDTAIAYQSGTSEQYLGRAIRDFARREDIVIATKFLPRTAADIENGISGQQHIQRMMDKSLQNLGMDYVDLYIYHMWDYQTPLQDILDGLNHVVKQGKTRYIGISNCFAWQLAKANALAEKEGLAKFVSVQGHYNLIFREEEREMAQLCREDNIAMTPYSALAGGRLSKHPGETSKRLTEDSYAGLKYDATAGADSRIIARVAELADSKGVSMTEIALAWLMQKVTSPVVGATKLHHIEGAAKAAELSLSGEEMAFLEELYVPHVLVGVMAQNTASEASKPHVWSTGNQRL; from the coding sequence ATGAAATATACAACATTGGGCAACAGCGACCTGACGGTTTCCAAAATCTGCATGGGATGCATGGGCTTTGGGGATGCGGCAAACGGTCAGCACAGCTGGACGATTGACGAGGAACACTCCCGTGAGATTATCAAACGGGGGCTGGATCTGGGTGTCAACTTCTTTGATACCGCTATCGCTTATCAGAGCGGAACCAGCGAGCAGTATTTGGGCAGAGCCATCCGGGATTTTGCCAGACGGGAAGATATAGTCATTGCCACCAAGTTCCTGCCCCGGACGGCAGCAGACATTGAAAACGGTATCTCCGGTCAGCAGCACATTCAGCGGATGATGGACAAGAGCCTGCAAAACCTCGGTATGGACTATGTTGACCTCTATATCTATCATATGTGGGATTACCAGACCCCGCTGCAAGACATATTGGACGGGCTGAACCATGTGGTAAAACAGGGCAAGACTCGGTATATTGGCATTTCCAACTGCTTTGCATGGCAGCTGGCGAAAGCCAATGCGCTGGCTGAAAAAGAAGGCTTAGCAAAATTTGTTTCCGTGCAGGGACATTACAACCTGATTTTCCGGGAAGAAGAACGGGAAATGGCACAGCTTTGCCGGGAGGACAACATTGCCATGACCCCGTACAGCGCCCTTGCTGGTGGTCGTCTCAGCAAGCACCCCGGCGAGACCTCCAAGCGGCTGACTGAGGACAGTTATGCAGGGCTGAAATATGATGCAACTGCCGGGGCGGACAGCAGGATCATTGCAAGAGTGGCAGAACTGGCAGATTCCAAGGGTGTCAGCATGACGGAGATCGCTCTGGCATGGCTGATGCAGAAGGTAACTTCTCCGGTTGTGGGTGCCACCAAGTTACATCACATTGAGGGGGCTGCAAAAGCAGCAGAGCTGAGTCTTTCTGGGGAGGAAATGGCATTTCTGGAAGAACTGTATGTCCCCCATGTACTGGTCGGCGTCATGGCACAGAATACGGCGTCAGAAGCCAGCAAGCCCCATGTGTGGTCTACCGGTAACCAGAGGCTGTGA